Proteins encoded in a region of the Takifugu flavidus isolate HTHZ2018 chromosome 10, ASM371156v2, whole genome shotgun sequence genome:
- the ica1 gene encoding islet cell autoantigen 1 isoform X2 has translation MHGAAEGYGAVSKAHLQFFSGGERAGSLPESPGLPGQNQGRKDHAGNRKSSVLFLPAEEVETFRYRAISDTWLTVNHMEQSRTEYRGALLWMKDVSQELDPDTHKQMEKFRKVQAQVRSTKTSFDKLKNDVCQKVDLLGASRCNLLSHVLTTYQTTLLHFWEKTSHKLAAIHESFRGSHHAAFSTVQDRTDKTAKEKVKAATPEGINASETAARLVPVGDEDASDTTRDELEGDKDSLALLQEILGCSATVGGDLYPDFGDNKDATGWTLAAEEEPQDNSFLPSQLLDNSFNTDLRSSSVSDQAEMFPQCLSQQARYTSGSDQNPTKAPTTEAPGTGPMDLSAWFNLFADLDPLSNPDAVGRTDTHLHSA, from the exons ATgcatggagctgctgaaggttaCGGAGCAGTATCAAAGGCGCATTTGCA ATTTTTCTCAGGAGGAGAACGAGCTGGGAGTCTTCCTGAGAGCCCAGGGCTCCCGGGACAAAACCAGGGCCGGAAAGATCATGCAGGCAACAGGAAAAGCTCTGTGCTTTTCCTCCCAGCAGAG GAGGTGGAGACCTTCCGCTACCGAGCCATCTCAGACACCTGGCTGACCGTCAACCACATGGAGCAGTCCAGGACGGAATACCGAGGAGCGCTGCTCTGGATGAAGGATGTGTCGCAGGAACTCGATCCAGACACTCACAAACAGATGGAAAAGTTCCGCAAG GTTCAAGCTCAGGTGCGTTCCACCAAAACCAGCTTTGACAAGCTGAAGAATGACGTCTGCCAGAAAGTGGACCTGCTGGGGGCCAGCCGCTGCAACCTGCTGTCTCACGTTTTAACCACCTACCAG ACGACACTGTTGCACTTCTGGGAGAAGACGTCCCACAAACTGGCAGCTATTCATGAGAGCTTCAGGGGGAGTCACCATGCTGCCTTCTCCACAGTCCAG GACCGCACAGACAAGACGGCGAAGGAAAAGGTTAAAGCTGCAACACCGGAAGGAATAAATGCTTCGGAAACAGCCGCCCG ACTCGTCCCGGTAGGGGATGAAGATGCCAGTGACACGACAAGAGACG AGTTGGAAGGGGACAAAGACAGCCTGGCTTTACTGCAGGAGATCCTGGGCTGCTCCGCCACCGTTGGAGGCGACCTGTATCCAGACTTTGGAGACAACAAGGACGCAACCGGCTGGACTTTGGCAGCTGAGGAAGAGCCGCAGGACAACTCCTTCCTGCCGTCTCAGCTGCTGGACAACAGCTTCAACACTGACCTGCGTTCCTCCTCAG TTTCAGATCAGGCTGAGATGTTTCCTCAGTGTCTCTCACAACAAGCACGATACACATCTGGTTCCGATCAGAACCCGACTAAAGCCCCAACAACAG AGGCTCCAGGAACCGGCCCCATGGACCTTTCAGCATGGTTCAACCTGTTTGCAGATCTGGACCCTCTGTCCAACCCCGATGCTGTCGGCAGGActgacacacaccttcacagTGCATAA
- the ica1 gene encoding islet cell autoantigen 1 isoform X1 translates to MEAGGLGYSPDLLDRLMPDQNSSVVKKFQQKYWRTKQTLIKVSGRKEDEHVVASDAELDGKLEVFHSIQRTCMELLKVTEQYQRRICNFSQEENELGVFLRAQGSRDKTRAGKIMQATGKALCFSSQQRLSLRNPLCRLYQEVETFRYRAISDTWLTVNHMEQSRTEYRGALLWMKDVSQELDPDTHKQMEKFRKVQAQVRSTKTSFDKLKNDVCQKVDLLGASRCNLLSHVLTTYQTTLLHFWEKTSHKLAAIHESFRGSHHAAFSTVQDRTDKTAKEKVKAATPEGINASETAARLVPVGDEDASDTTRDELEGDKDSLALLQEILGCSATVGGDLYPDFGDNKDATGWTLAAEEEPQDNSFLPSQLLDNSFNTDLRSSSVSDQAEMFPQCLSQQARYTSGSDQNPTKAPTTEAPGTGPMDLSAWFNLFADLDPLSNPDAVGRTDTHLHSA, encoded by the exons ATGGAGGCAGGAGGCCT CGGCTACTCCCCGGACCTTCTGGACCGGTTGATGCCAGACCAGAACTCGTCGGTGGTGAAGAAGTTCCAGCAGAAGTACTGGAGAACCAAACAGACGCTCATCAAGGTCTCCGGGAGGAAAGAGGATGAACATGTGGTGGCGTCCGACGCAGAGCTGGATGGAAAGTTAGAG gtcTTCCATTCCATCCAGAGAACATgcatggagctgctgaaggttaCGGAGCAGTATCAAAGGCGCATTTGCA ATTTTTCTCAGGAGGAGAACGAGCTGGGAGTCTTCCTGAGAGCCCAGGGCTCCCGGGACAAAACCAGGGCCGGAAAGATCATGCAGGCAACAGGAAAAGCTCTGTGCTTTTCCTCCCAGCAGAG GCTCTCACTGAGGAACCCTCTGTGCCGCCTGTACCAGGAGGTGGAGACCTTCCGCTACCGAGCCATCTCAGACACCTGGCTGACCGTCAACCACATGGAGCAGTCCAGGACGGAATACCGAGGAGCGCTGCTCTGGATGAAGGATGTGTCGCAGGAACTCGATCCAGACACTCACAAACAGATGGAAAAGTTCCGCAAG GTTCAAGCTCAGGTGCGTTCCACCAAAACCAGCTTTGACAAGCTGAAGAATGACGTCTGCCAGAAAGTGGACCTGCTGGGGGCCAGCCGCTGCAACCTGCTGTCTCACGTTTTAACCACCTACCAG ACGACACTGTTGCACTTCTGGGAGAAGACGTCCCACAAACTGGCAGCTATTCATGAGAGCTTCAGGGGGAGTCACCATGCTGCCTTCTCCACAGTCCAG GACCGCACAGACAAGACGGCGAAGGAAAAGGTTAAAGCTGCAACACCGGAAGGAATAAATGCTTCGGAAACAGCCGCCCG ACTCGTCCCGGTAGGGGATGAAGATGCCAGTGACACGACAAGAGACG AGTTGGAAGGGGACAAAGACAGCCTGGCTTTACTGCAGGAGATCCTGGGCTGCTCCGCCACCGTTGGAGGCGACCTGTATCCAGACTTTGGAGACAACAAGGACGCAACCGGCTGGACTTTGGCAGCTGAGGAAGAGCCGCAGGACAACTCCTTCCTGCCGTCTCAGCTGCTGGACAACAGCTTCAACACTGACCTGCGTTCCTCCTCAG TTTCAGATCAGGCTGAGATGTTTCCTCAGTGTCTCTCACAACAAGCACGATACACATCTGGTTCCGATCAGAACCCGACTAAAGCCCCAACAACAG AGGCTCCAGGAACCGGCCCCATGGACCTTTCAGCATGGTTCAACCTGTTTGCAGATCTGGACCCTCTGTCCAACCCCGATGCTGTCGGCAGGActgacacacaccttcacagTGCATAA